The Vicia villosa cultivar HV-30 ecotype Madison, WI unplaced genomic scaffold, Vvil1.0 ctg.003540F_1_1, whole genome shotgun sequence genome segment GGCCGAGTGGTTAAGGCGTGTGCCTGCTAAGTACATGGGGTTTCCCCGCGAGAGTTCGAATCTCTCAGGCCACGGGTATTTCTTTTTATTACATATAAAAACTGACGCTAGTGTGCCATCTCAATTTTCAAACCAAAGATAAAATCCGAAAAATACTTGCTAAATCCAATCATTACAATGGTTTTCTATCTCGAGCCTTGGAGTGGTTGTTTATATCAATTACTCAATCTCAGTAGAACTTAATTAGTCATTACGTGCCATTAAGAGCAACCACCCATCTGAAATATACCATATAAAAATTCCCATCCTTTTCAGATCATCCTTTATTTTACCATTTGTTTAAGAACATACTACTTAAATATGGTTTCAAAGAGATGATTAAGAAGAGCTAGTAACACTTGCATACCCTTCTGTTTAGATTAATCCAAATTCCAAAAGTCTTGATAATTTCTTTTGTGCTTTGGCTACACAAGTCTCATTACACTCATAATTCTTTGAGAACTATCAATTTAAATCTACTATCTAGAATCTTCTTTGAAATCTGATTTTTTTTAGTACATCAGGTTTAGGTACGGCCAGAGCAAATCTATTAAGTTTTAAAATAACTTTGTCTTGTATCACTCCAAAACACACTCCCACATAACACTTAATGTCACTCTTTGATTGAGTTCCTGTAGTTGTGCCAATGACAAAGTTTCTTTGATCATGTGAGTCCATGTTTGTGTGCTTGCAAATTGAAATAAGAACAAATGCAACAAAATTCTCTAAAATGGTATCCTCAAACTCCATAGATTTAACTTTActattggaagtgaagcaagcatTTGAGTGATCACTCTATATCTAGAGATATTACATATACTACTAATGTTATGCATTGTTTCCTAATTGTTCATGAAATGATTTTAGTTTCATGAATCTAATTATGGACGTGTGAATTTTCTAACCAAGTCACAAAGCTTCTGAGTTTTAAAAGACACTAAACACCGCATTCATGATAAAGTTATTTGGATTTGAaccatctttttgtttttatctgatgAGCCACGAGATATcttaaactaaaaatttaagTGTATAACAACAAAGAAATAAAGGTCGGGCCAttcttattttaatgattttggaATGAAAGTTTGGAAGAGTGCCCCAATTGGATGAAATTTTTCAGCTTGTAAAACAAAACACATGTTGAGAAACACATCTTAATTAGAGTAGAAATTGTTTTCAAATATTCTAATACAATTCTATTCAAATAAAATGTGCAGGGAGGAGTATTTAAAAAATGGAAGGCACTAAAATGGAAGGTGTTGTTTTTGCAAAAGGGTTATCTAAGTTATGGAAAGGAAGTTTTTGCCACCACCTTGACATGTGAAATTACATTTTGAAGGAACAAACCATCATGTTCAGTCTTTCTTCAATCCATAGTAAACTAAAACTGAATAGACATACTAGGCAATCCTCTTGTCCTTGAATAAGCTCTTAAGAGAGAAGGATCAAGTTCAACATTGTTTCTCTCATATTTCAAAAAACAAGTGTTGTGATCCGCGTTACTAAGAAATGCAACAAGATATGAATCTTCAACAGTTTAGCATATAGTAGTCCGATATCCAAATAAATGTAAAAGTTTGTGCGTTGGTGTTTTCTTGggtttcaaacaaaatttttgtGGATAATGTAgattttgataaaaatatcaaaattgaattttagtgGTACGACATTTTTACAATCAGGTGGTTTCGACGACATTCtcgtgaagaagttatgaatatgCAACGTTTTAATATATTTCAAGATGTGAACTATTAATATGATATTATGGAAAAGAAACCAATTTCTTAAATTGACATCTTTTATGAATGTGAAACTTACTCAAATTTTATAAAGTTATAATATTTGTTCAACTTAATCATTTTGAAACTAAATAAACCaaccatggtcaagtcatgcttcattaggaaatgaCTTACCAAAGacacaatcatgtttatcacagcggaataagaaacatcatcatatacaaccaaatggaaatataatccaacaccaaataaaatggagtaatctcataaaaactctaaaactatcactccccagtgttacagatcagagcatgaccgacacgacccaacataaacggataaactctacgagtcatcctcaccaagcactaatgccgctactcctcaatctgaaaatgacaacttttaagggtgagtctcattctcaattaataaatattatgcaattcataagtaacaaacatcataatataccgttcacccaattatacatattcagattcacatctattattcatcaattcacacaataatagattacaacacataacacagaaatccatacaatcatgttatgacgaaatgcatatgacacaactgacactatgcatgtggtaccaataaaccgtggaatcaatccacctagccgatctacgcctcatcgagatacggcccaccgacacaatttccgcacaatgggaaatatgtccaccaacaatccaaacatcaccgggatccaacatcaaatgcatatgaatgaatgaaacacacataacatacttaaaaacatcaccgaatcacgatgaacaattcatctcaacaccacatcaccaaataagtatgtacatgttttaaaCATCATttaaatagtcatgcattcatcacaatcataataataatcacaaccaattcatcatcacatcaaatacattgtcacacctatctcatatgcacacaatgttcaattctcatcaagtaattaaatcgagttttaaagaaataaagttggctactgcccatattcatcattcatcatataaaacatttaattacttgcacaacgcccgaAACAGAACTAAGaaaggattcacggatcaaaagatacgctattttaagttttagaaaaattctcgttcagcaaggttcgctcagcgacgtAAGGCAAAAGCgaattccttcagacctccgctcagcggacctctagtgATGTTAAACAGAagcaaactacgttgggacctccgctcagcagacctgcgatttcagcaaatcCCAAGTCTGCGATAGACCATGcaatttcacatccttttcacccaaaaacgattccagacatcatatacaggcatacagacatcatacattcaatcatacaccacaaaacatcatttaaactcattattaaccaaatagttcacacaattttcatcaattcaatccaaattataacaccctaacctaacaatcccaatgtctaattgaatcaaaccatacatcaatctacctattacctaagaccacataagagatactaaaaggaagagtccccccttacctcgatgaatttcttgaatgctctccttccggtttcacgttcttgcctctttctcttctcttgcctttttcacgtgttcttcctttctctccccaaatggttccttttcttattttatgaaaaatacaataaaatgaacaccacttggtaaaaaggcctaaccaaatagcacccctcttttactaacatcacaccataagcccaatagcccttattccatcattttctaattaaatccaaataaaatactaaaattccaattatttaatttaaatctaaattaaattaataaactgaaattatggggtgttacagttgcaTCTATGTTAAGAGAAGAAGGATTCATCAGATAATTAAAACAGGGAAAGCGGATGTGTTTTTACTTCAGgaaataaaattgaaaacatGTTTGGACTCTACAGCAAAAAGTTTCTGGCACGAAGACGACATCAATTATTCAGTGTCCGATTCTGAAGGTATGTCTGGTGGCTTAATTATATTGTGGAAAGCTTCGACTCTGAATATGGTCTGTGGTTTTAGGGGTGCTGGTTTTCTGGGTATCAAAGCAATATGGAAGGATAGAGTGTTTTACATATGCAACATTTATTCTCCTTGTAGTCTGTCTCTTAAGCGTGTTCTTTGGAAAAAGTTACTGAATTTAAAAGATAGTTTTAATGATGGGGAATGGCTTTTTGGTGGAGATTTTAATTCTATTAAAAATGGAGGGGAAAGGAAAGGAAGGACAGTGGTGGGAAACCAAGTGGAGTGGGACAAATTTTCCGGTTTCATTAATGATTTAGAGTTGGAGGATGTGCCGTGCAAAGGTAAGAAATTTAGTTGGTTCAGCAGTGATGGAAGGTCGAAAAGTCGGCTAGATTGCTTCTTGGTGTCTAGCAATTTAGTTAATTGGCGGGAAGTAGTAGGGCAACAAATTGGAGATAGGGATATATCCGATCATTGTCCCATTTGGTTAGTGGTGGATAAAATGGATTGGGGACCGAAACCTTTTAAATTCAATAACGAATGGTTTCAAGATAAGGGCTTTATCGGTTTTGTTGAGAATGAATGGAATGGTATGAATATTCATGGGCGTGGTGATTTTGTGTTGAAAGAGAAGTTGAGACTTCTCAAAATTAAATTGAGATGGTGGAACTCTACTGTTTTTGGCAAAGTTAACCTAGAGGTGGAGGAAGGTGCCAAGGAGATTAATGTCTTAGATAATCAACCTTCGGATGTGGAGGTGGAGTCGGGCGATAGAAGGAGGGCGAATAGGAAGTTTTGGACTAATCTTAAGATTAGGGAAAACATATTGATCCAAAAGGCAAGACTTAGGTGGTTAAATGACGGTGATGATAATAGTAGGTTTTTCCATTCGATTATGAAGAGGGGTTTGAGGCGTAATTATCTTGGTCATATTTCTACGGCAAGAGGGATTCTCAATGAAGTGGAGGATGTTAAGGAGGAAATTTTTGATCACTTTGGGTCTAAATTTAAGGAGAGTGAGGCGTTTAGACCGGCTATGGAGGGAGACTTATTCAACATGATTAGCAACGAAGACAAGTGTCTTCTCGAATTACCTTTTGAGGAAAGTGAAATAAAACAAGCGGTGTGGAGTTGTGATGGGGGCAAAAGTCCGAGATCGGACGGTTATTCTATCCTTTTCTATAAGAAGTGTTGGGAATTTTTTAAAGCAGATGTCATCTCTTTCTTTAGGGAATTTCACTCGGGGTCTTCTCTTGCTAAATCTATAACATCTCCTTCTTGGCTTTGATTCCTAAATCTAACAATCCGTTAGGTTTAGACGATTATAGGCCTATTTGTTTAGTTGGTAGCATacacaagatcatttctaaagtgTTGGAGGGTAGAATCAAACAAGTGATCGGAAAAGTTATTTCTAGtagtcaaagtgcttttgttcctgGGAGACAATTGTTGGACGGGGTTCTAGTGGCAAACGAGTTGGTTGATTATGCATCTAAGGAAAAAAAGGAAGTGTTACTTTTTAAAGTAGATTTTGAAAATGCTTATGATAAGGTCAATTGGGAGTTTCTTCGAGCTATGATAATTAGTATGGGATTTGGAGAAATATGGATAAAGTGGATGAATGCCATTGTTTTTTCGAGTCATATGTCGGTGTTGGTGAATGGGAGTCCCACAAAGGAATTCAAGTTGGATAAGGGATTGAGGCAAGGTGATCCAAtctctcctttcctttttgtCATAGTTGTGGAGGATTTGAAGGGTCTTGTGAATAGAGCGGTGGAGAACGGTGATTTCGTGGGGTTTACGTTCAAGAGAAGGTGTTTCATAGATGTACTCCAATTTGCGGACGATACTCTTTTGATTGGAGATGGTAGTTGGTCTCATTTGTGGGCCATCAAATCggttttgagagcttttgagaCGATTTCTGGATTAGGCATAAACTTCCATAAAAGCAAAATAATTGGGATCAATATTAGTGACAATCGGTTAGAGATGGCCACTAATTTTCTCGGTTGTAGGAGGGAAGGGAAGGAGTTTACCTTCTTAGGTTTACCTATAGGTAGCAATCCTAGAAGGATTATCACTTGGGAGCCTTTGTTAGTGAAATTTAGAAGGAGACTAGCGAGTTGGAAAGGAAGATTCCTTAGCTTCGGAGGAAGAATAACTCTTATTAAGGCGGTTCTTAGTAGCTTAGCTATATTCTATTTATCGTTCTACAAGGCTCCTAAGAAAGTTATAAAGGATATTAATCGTATCCAAAGTAATTTCCTGTGGGGCGAAATGGAAAATAAAAGGTGCATCCATTGGGTTATTATCCACTGCTGTATTGTTTCTCTTCACTGCAGGATGTATCTGTGTCCCTTATGGGTAGTTGGATTGACGGATTTTGGAGGTGGGGTGATTTTGGCTTATCGTAGTATGCTGAGAACAGCCGGTGGACTCCAGCAGAGCAGCCTGTTTCTCCAACAGTGCTGCCCTTTCCTTATGCGCAGCTGCTTCAGCCTTCATTTGCTTTCAGCGTGCTGTTTAGTTCCTAGCAGAGCATCAATCAAATCAGGCACTTGTTCACCAAATCATGGACGCAAACAGCATCGGTCCAGCTTTGTTGGAGATGCTGAAACTTGATCTGCAGGGCGTTTCTGTTGACCATACTAGAGCTGACAGTGTGGCTTGGATTCCTGACAAGGAAGGTAATTTCTCTGTTAAAAGCTGTTACGGAACCCTTTGTAGAAATCATATTTCATTTGGCCCGAAGGGAGAGTTTGATAAGGCTTTAATTCTTGTTTGGAAGGTGGAGGCCCCGATGAAATCAAAAGCATTCGGATGGCGTTGTTTTATTAATAAGATTCCGACAAGAGGAGCTCTTTACCGGAAAGGTATTATCCTTTTTCCCAATTCTGTTTGTGCTTTTTGCCGCTGCTCCGAAGAAGACTCGGCCAACTTATTGTTGACGTGTTTCTGTGTCGATTTGGTGTGGAGGGAAATTGTCGAGTGGATAGGTTTCGTTAATTATAAAGCGGTGGAAATCAAGGATAGTTTTTTGTGGTGGTACAAATTCGGAAGGAAGGCTAGAGTTAGAAAGGGAAAGGAGGGAGTGGTGTGGTTGGCGGTGTTTGGCATATTTGGTTAGTTAGGAATGGTATAGTTTTTAAAGGAGATACTTGGAATATATCGGATATCGTTTGGGGGGTTAAAGCCTTGGTGTGGCGTTGGTCGTTTATTGGGAAAATTATACagcccaattgtaatttttacgaatTTAGTAGGGATCCTCTTTTCTATTTGTCGTAAGGCTCAATTGGAGTTTAATTTTCTTTCGCCGATACTCATTCCGTGCTTGTTGTATCCTGCTTTGAGAACTTGGGTTCTCTAGTTTAATATATTCCTTGCTTactaaaaaaaacatgatatttatTAGCTATACATATTTGGTTAACTAGAAATGAGTTCATTTTTAACCAAGTAAAACCTTCTTTTGTTGAATGTATGTCTGCTATAGTTTTTAGATCGTGGATTTGGTTATCGTCTTGTAGTTCGATAAGACCAGGCTTTCACATGGAATATTCATCCTTCCCTTTGTTTTGGGAGATGAGGTTTTCCGTCTTGTAATTTCGGTTGAGaaaccttcttctcttttaatagaaatcttgcctattaaaaaaaaacaaatgagaCCATCACAAGATGAAATGATATCATCATAATATATCGTTTGGATGTATCAGAGATTAACTAAACTAATTTATGTGGCGTTTGTGGTCACTTGGTATTTTCTAAAGCAActtcaaatttttaaatatgtttatcCTATTTAACATAATGGGTCCAATTTAGATCCATAGCTAATCATGCATGCAAATAACAATAGGTGGAAGAAACTGCCCACAAACATATATGtgacaattataaaaaaatgggTCTCGCTAACCAGTGCCTTTGGGGCAGGAccggtcccgactttttagaggcTCAGGGcaaacaaaaaaattgacccctaacaaaaaattgattttttactcGTCTCCAGAATAAAGAAGAATctcaataaaaaatatgaagtcTTAATTGTTTCTAACAAAAAGAATTTCAACGTGGATAAGAAGTCGTCTGCAAATCATTTAAGAATTTAAAATCACAATATGATTAACTAAATTAATGAGAATCTTTTAAAGGCAAAACATAAATGATAATgaatttgatttcatcataagaatttgataataaataagttaattgtaaggtaaatatatttaattataacatatattaatagtctctaaaatttatttttcaaataaattaagagaaaattataaaagttaaaataaataattatcgatttgatttaaaatatcatttaaaattttaattgattatatacaaattatttttttataattaaaatttatgaaaTGCTTATTgtcataaataattatattagaaatttattaaaatttacccACAATTTAAT includes the following:
- the LOC131641155 gene encoding uncharacterized protein LOC131641155, with the translated sequence MDANSIGPALLEMLKLDLQGVSVDHTRADSVAWIPDKEGNFSVKSCYGTLCRNHISFGPKGEFDKALILVWKVEAPMKSKAFGWRCFINKIPTRGALYRKGIILFPNSVCAFCRCSEEDSANLLLTCFCVDLVWREIVEWIGFVNYKAVEIKDSFLWWYKFGRKARVRKGKEGVVWLAVFGIFG